Below is a window of Thermogemmata fonticola DNA.
GCTGGCCAAGAATCCACAATCCGCTGGCGCTTCTCATCGACTTGAGTGACAATCCGAGCCGCAGGGAAAGCTTCCCGGACCATTTGGGCAATCTCACCGGCGGAAGGGGCAAAGGCCCGCACATTATAAACCAGGCGAGTCAGAGCTTGGCGGGGCACGGCCATCAGGCGGACAATCGCTTCCACCGCGTCTGGCATCGCCATGAAGGGAATCCGCGTATCTGGCCGCACGAAACAGTAGTAAAGTCGGCCAGCAGCGGCGGCATGAATCATCTCCGGTGCGTAATCGCTGGTCCCCCCACTGGGAATCGTCTCCGCAGAAATCAAACCTGGAAAGCGCAAGCAGCGGAAGTCGATCCGTCCGGCCAGGGGTTCCGCTGACAGTTGCTTATAATGGCGAGCGTAATATCGGCCGAGATGTTCGCAGTACAACTTGTTGGCCCCATACATCGTGGTCGGAAAATTGAATTCTTCCTCCCGGACCGGCCCTGCTCGTTGCTTCATCTCCAAATCCGGCAGGCCATAAGCCGCGATGCTGGAAGGATAGAAGAACACCACCGGCCGCCCGTGAGATTCCCCCTGTTTCTGAGCAAACTCTAACAGATTGAGTGTTCCTTCCACGTTAACCCGATGGGCCAAGGCTGGGCTAAACTCACTGCGCGTGGACAGCAAAGCCGCCAGGTGATAGACCCGGTCCACCTCGTACTCGGCCACCAGGCGATCCAGCAACTGGGTATCCAGGATCGAGCCGATCACATGCTGGCGCACCCAAGGCAGCAGTTCGGCGGGCAGGGGGTGGACATCCAAGGTCACCAGAGGCCGTTCGGCATCGGGTCCACCCAGGCGGCGGATTAAAGCCTGGCCGATTTCCCCAGCCGCTCCTGTGATCAACACACATGCATAACGCGCCATGCTGGCACCGCCCCTCTCTGGAACTCGATCACCTTGCTGTGGGATGTACAACAGCACCAGGAAAATGCAAGCATCAGCAAAAGATTCTCCGCCCTACGACGACCGAGCCAATGAACCACCCCGCCAAATAATCATTCGATCCGGTCCGATGACGTGGACCCGCAATCTGGGAATCTTGATGTTCATTTCACAGAATGGAGCCGCCGCCACGCAGGCCGGCTCTGCCCCTCTTATACCTCAGGAGAGGTGGCGTTGCCTCCGCAGTTTCACGAAGGCTGAGGGCCTAATTGACGCAAGCGGTCCTTGAGGAAGCGGGCGCGCGCCACATTGCGCTCTTCGCCATCGAGAGTATGCCCGACGATTTTCTGCAAATGGGCCGCTTGGCACTGGATGAACAGTTGATTGACGACAGTCGTGGGAATGTTGTCGATCAATTTCAAGTGGATACCAAGGCGGACCACGGACAGGAGTTCCATCGTCTCTTCCGCAGTGATGAGGGTAGCACTGCCCAGGGTCCCCAAGGCACGGGCCACACGGTTCTGTTCGACGTGTCGTTGTTCCTGGAGCAAAAGCTGCCGAGCTTGCCGTTCACCGGCGAGGATGATCTGGATGACCTCACGCAACTCCTGGAGGATGCGAGATTCTGGCTTGCCCAGAGTCACCTGATTGGAGATTTGATAAAGGTCGCCCAGGGCATGACTGCGTTCGCCATGCAACCCGCGCACGGTCAACTGGATTTTCTGAATGGCCCGCAGAGTCCGTTCGAGCTGCCGGGTCAAACTTAGAGCCGGTAGATGCAGCATGACGCTGGCTCGCAAGCCCGTGCCCACGTTGGTGGGGCAGGCGGTGAGATAACCAAACTGAGGATGGAAGGCATACGGCAGGTGGGCTTCCAAAGCGTCATCCAGTTGATTGATGTCCTGCCAGGCGTCTTCCAGGGCGAAACCGCTGCGGAGGACTTGCAGGCGCAGGTGATCCTCCTCGTTGATCATGATGCTGACCGACTCGCGCGGATCGAAGGCTACTCCGCAAGGTCCCTGATGGGCGGCCAACTCCGGGCTTATCAGTTGCCGTTCGACCAGAAACTGGCGATCCAAGGGAGACAGTGCCGCCAGATCATGGTACTGGAGGGTGTAGGGGAGGTTGGCTTTGGCCAGGGCATCGCGGACGCGGCGCAAGACCGCCGCTTTTTGCGGGGCTTCGGCCCGACTGGTGAAGGGAATATCGGCCAGATTACGGGCCAGCCGGATGCGGGTGGACAGGATGATATCCGACTCCGGTCCGGTGCCGCGTAGCCATTCGCCGAGGTTGGGTAGGAGGGCGTCGAGGCTCATCGGCGGGTTCCTTCAACTTCATGTTCCATCTGACGAATGCGGTCGCGGAGCTGGGCAGCTTGTTCATAATCTTCGGTAGCGACCGCTTCTTGCAAGCGCTGGCGCAATTGCTCGATTTCCGCTCGAAGCTGGGCCGCGCGCGGTCGTTTGCCGGTGTGCTCGGTGGATCGGTGAATGCGCTCCAGGAGCGGTTCCAGCATATCATGGAACACAGCATAGTCCGAGGCACAGCCCATACGTCCCTCAGCTTTCAAACCGGCGTAGGTCAGTCCGCAATGGGGGCAACTCCGCACCTCCTGGCTCTCGAAGGAGCGCAGAGCCTGGAGAAGGAGTTGCAGCAGAGCCTTAAGGTTCAGGGGGGCGCCCAACGGTGCGGGGAGGAGCTTCCGTTCCCGAGCGCACCGCTCACACAGGTGCATCTCCCGCTTCTGCCGCTGGATGATGTCCGTCAGATGGATCGTCGCGGGATTGTCACAAAACATGCATTTCATCGCTTGTTCCCCACCTGCCGCGGAGGCTCTCGGACCAACCGCGGCCGCTTCCCTGCGCGTTGGGACCATCGGCACTATTATTGTATGCTGCTCGTTTTCTCCCCGTGAGTCAGCCCATGGGATCGAACCTCCGCTGCCCCGCTGCCCGTCCTACTCTCCTTTGCCGGAGAGAGGGAACAGGATTGCGCACCACCCGGCATCGTTTCG
It encodes the following:
- a CDS encoding UvrB/UvrC motif-containing protein, which codes for MKCMFCDNPATIHLTDIIQRQKREMHLCERCARERKLLPAPLGAPLNLKALLQLLLQALRSFESQEVRSCPHCGLTYAGLKAEGRMGCASDYAVFHDMLEPLLERIHRSTEHTGKRPRAAQLRAEIEQLRQRLQEAVATEDYEQAAQLRDRIRQMEHEVEGTRR
- a CDS encoding NAD-dependent epimerase/dehydratase family protein; this encodes MARYACVLITGAAGEIGQALIRRLGGPDAERPLVTLDVHPLPAELLPWVRQHVIGSILDTQLLDRLVAEYEVDRVYHLAALLSTRSEFSPALAHRVNVEGTLNLLEFAQKQGESHGRPVVFFYPSSIAAYGLPDLEMKQRAGPVREEEFNFPTTMYGANKLYCEHLGRYYARHYKQLSAEPLAGRIDFRCLRFPGLISAETIPSGGTSDYAPEMIHAAAAGRLYYCFVRPDTRIPFMAMPDAVEAIVRLMAVPRQALTRLVYNVRAFAPSAGEIAQMVREAFPAARIVTQVDEKRQRIVDSWPADVDDSAARRDWGHAPRYDFISAFRDYLIPTIRGRYA
- a CDS encoding protein arginine kinase; amino-acid sequence: MSLDALLPNLGEWLRGTGPESDIILSTRIRLARNLADIPFTSRAEAPQKAAVLRRVRDALAKANLPYTLQYHDLAALSPLDRQFLVERQLISPELAAHQGPCGVAFDPRESVSIMINEEDHLRLQVLRSGFALEDAWQDINQLDDALEAHLPYAFHPQFGYLTACPTNVGTGLRASVMLHLPALSLTRQLERTLRAIQKIQLTVRGLHGERSHALGDLYQISNQVTLGKPESRILQELREVIQIILAGERQARQLLLQEQRHVEQNRVARALGTLGSATLITAEETMELLSVVRLGIHLKLIDNIPTTVVNQLFIQCQAAHLQKIVGHTLDGEERNVARARFLKDRLRQLGPQPS